From Centroberyx gerrardi isolate f3 chromosome 10, fCenGer3.hap1.cur.20231027, whole genome shotgun sequence:
CCAGGTCCAGCTGTGCCAGGTTACAGAGCGGAGTGAAGACCCCCGGTTCCGTGGTGTTGATTTGGTTCCCCCGCAGCCCCAGCACCTCCAGGGAGCGCAGTGTGGAGAAGAAGTCCAACTGCAGGATGCTGAGGCGGTTTCCGTCCAAGCGGAGCCGGCGCAAGGCTGTCATGCTGCTCAAAGCTCTGGGTTGGACCTGCTGGATGAGGTTGGCGCGCAAGTCCAGCTTCACAAGACTGTCCAGGTTCTGGAAAGTTCTGCTTTCCAGGACAGTGAGGTAGTTGTGGGCCAGGAACAGCTCTGTCAGGGAGTCCAGGCCCAGAGAGAAGCCGTCCCCCAGGGCAGAGAGGTGGTTCTGACTCAGGTCCAGCCTTTGTAAGCGCTGGAGGTTGATGAAAGCTCTGTCCGCCACAGAAGTGATGTTATTCTCTTTCAACAGCAACACCCTCAGGCCCCAAAGAGCCCCAAAGGAGCCCGGAGGGAGGTCTGTCAAAAGGTTCCTGGACAGGTCCAAATACTCCGCGTTGAATGGGAAGTTGCTGACAGGAGTAGAGAAATTCCCATCTGAGCAGTTGACATATTTTATGTCTGGGAGCCAGTTACATCCCTTGTAACAAGCTCTAACTGCCCTAGATAGAGGCATGAAAGAAGACTGGAACAAAAGCCACCAATAGGCGGAGGCAATCATGTCTCtgggacaaaaagaaaaaaggtgcATGTGTTACACAGCATCTTGAAATTACTTTGTGCATTGTACTGTCATGCTTATACTTCAGTTTGTTTAGACCTAAATTCACAAACA
This genomic window contains:
- the LOC139924731 gene encoding uncharacterized protein LOC139924731, yielding MIASAYWWLLFQSSFMPLSRAVRACYKGCNWLPDIKYVNCSDGNFSTPVSNFPFNAEYLDLSRNLLTDLPPGSFGALWGLRVLLLKENNITSVADRAFINLQRLQRLDLSQNHLSALGDGFSLGLDSLTELFLAHNYLTVLESRTFQNLDSLVKLDLRANLIQQVQPRALSSMTALRRLRLDGNRLSILQLDFFSTLRSLEVLGLRGNQINTTEPGVFTPLCNLAQLDLAFNQLPRLQFKTLLSICTSSVHVLLEGNPWHCDCDLQRVFKKLASIHRLFLDDYKKLRCSEPAELKGSMMENVHDQLCIAETVTVLILTVTVVITVVAAIVMGEKSKRSTPAKVFTQESVGLEAYCDN